Proteins encoded in a region of the Mercenaria mercenaria strain notata chromosome 1, MADL_Memer_1, whole genome shotgun sequence genome:
- the LOC123545711 gene encoding complement C1q-like protein 4 has protein sequence MGGAYIILLACCASCYAASDLEIFQSLVLDRLNTLEGRVAEQNGLITSQQSVIEALLKTVFSKDEELKDIIHRPSRFVLESGDGPVAFTAAIQPRVQDHVGANATVKFETVITNLGGGYNNTTGVFTAPLPGLYMFSCSLLDHFDGKHGSAKLHAEIVQNDKILGRVFAHADDTNRDQGANTVFVQVNQGDRIFIRSVDNNDLALGGEMYSTFSGYLLMQL, from the exons ATGGGCGGTGCATATATTATTCTCCTGGCATGTTGTGCAAGTTGCTATGCAGCGTCGGATCTTGAAATATTCCAAAGCCTCGTTCTGGACAGACTGAATACCCTTGAAGGAAGAG tcgCTGAACAGAATGGCTTGATAACATCCCAGCAGTCCGTTATAGAAGCATTACTGAAAACTGTCTTCAGCAAAGATGAAGAACTTAAGG ATATCATACACCGCCCAAGTCGTTTTGTGCTAGAAAGTGGGGATGGACCCGTTGCCTTTACTGCTGCAATTCAGCCGAGAGTCCAGGACCACGTGGGAGCTAACGCAACCGTCAAGTTCGAGACCGTAATTACTAATTTAGGGGGCGGTTACAACAATACTACTGGCGTCTTCACCGCTcctttacctgggctttacatgTTCAGTTGTTCTCTACTGGATCACTTTGATGGTAAACACGGAAGCGCCAAGCTGCACGCAGAAATAGTGCAAAATGATAAGATCCTCGGAAGAGTGTTTGCACATGCAGACGATACCAACAGAGATCAAGGTGCAAACACGGTTTTTGTGCAGGTAAACCAAGGTGACCGCATCTTCATCAGAAGTGTGGACAACAATGATCTCGCACTTGGTGGTGAAATGTACTCTACATTCTCCGGATATCTGTTGATGCAACTTTAA